A genomic region of Ensifer adhaerens contains the following coding sequences:
- a CDS encoding glycine--tRNA ligase subunit alpha, with protein MTTLPDHMNPKRSFQALILTLHNYWADKGCAVLQPYDMEVGAGTFHPATTLRALGPRPWRAAYVQPSRRPTDGRYGENPNRLQHYYQYQVLLKPNPSNLQELYLGSLEAIGLDPLLHDIRFVEDDWESPTLGAWGLGWECWCDGMEVSQFTYFQQVCGIECSPVSGELTYGLERLAMYVQGVDNVYDLNFNGREGAEKISYGDVFLQAEQEYSRYNFEYANTAMLHQHFIDAEAECQALLAAGAPGDHSNNHLHKCVFPAYDQCIKASHVFNLLDARGVISVTERQSYILRVRTLAKACGEAFLLTDAGGANFNRDAA; from the coding sequence ATGACCACTCTGCCTGATCATATGAACCCGAAGCGCTCGTTTCAGGCTCTGATCCTGACACTGCACAACTACTGGGCCGACAAGGGTTGCGCCGTGCTGCAGCCCTACGACATGGAAGTGGGCGCCGGGACCTTCCATCCGGCAACGACCCTGCGCGCGCTCGGGCCCCGTCCGTGGCGCGCCGCCTATGTTCAGCCGTCGCGCCGCCCGACCGATGGCCGCTACGGCGAAAACCCGAACCGCCTGCAGCACTACTACCAGTACCAGGTGCTGCTTAAGCCGAACCCGTCCAACCTGCAGGAGCTCTATCTCGGCTCGCTGGAGGCGATCGGCCTCGACCCGCTGCTGCACGACATCCGTTTTGTCGAGGACGACTGGGAAAGCCCGACGCTCGGCGCCTGGGGTCTCGGCTGGGAGTGCTGGTGCGACGGCATGGAAGTGTCGCAGTTCACCTATTTCCAGCAGGTTTGCGGCATCGAGTGCTCGCCGGTTTCCGGTGAGCTGACCTACGGTCTCGAGCGTCTCGCCATGTATGTGCAGGGCGTCGACAACGTCTATGACCTGAACTTCAACGGCCGCGAAGGCGCCGAGAAGATCAGCTATGGCGACGTCTTCCTGCAGGCGGAACAGGAATATTCGCGCTACAATTTCGAATATGCCAACACCGCCATGCTGCATCAGCATTTCATTGATGCCGAAGCCGAGTGCCAGGCGCTGCTCGCCGCCGGCGCCCCGGGCGATCACAGCAACAACCACCTGCATAAATGTGTCTTTCCGGCCTATGACCAGTGCATCAAGGCGAGCCACGTGTTCAACCTGCTCGATGCCCGTGGCGTCATCTCCGTTACCGAGCGCCAGAGCTACATCCTGCGGGTGCGCACGCTGGCCAAGGCCTGCGGCGAAGCCTTCCTCTTGACCGACGCCGGCGGCGCGAACTTCAACCGGGACGCCGCTTGA
- a CDS encoding AAA family ATPase, producing MTQEPAGLVVHINGWPGTGKLTIARHLAERLGARLADNHTLINPAEALFSRGTPLYRSLRAAIRESVFEHIAKAPAEQSFVFTDALSDDAADNRAFEDYAALAQRRGARFVAVVIDCGLEENLKRLTRAGRAKQHKLTDPEVLLGLRRAHRLLRGKGDQLVEIDVTVLGADEAAEAIAAAIAGPVVR from the coding sequence TTGACCCAGGAGCCTGCCGGCCTCGTCGTTCACATCAACGGCTGGCCGGGAACCGGTAAGCTCACGATCGCGCGCCATCTGGCTGAAAGGCTGGGCGCGCGCCTCGCCGACAACCACACGCTGATCAATCCCGCCGAGGCGCTGTTTTCGCGTGGCACGCCCCTCTATCGTTCGCTGCGTGCGGCCATCCGCGAAAGTGTGTTCGAACACATCGCCAAGGCGCCGGCCGAGCAATCCTTCGTCTTTACCGATGCGCTGTCGGATGATGCCGCCGATAACCGCGCCTTCGAAGACTATGCTGCACTCGCGCAAAGACGGGGCGCGCGCTTCGTCGCGGTCGTCATCGATTGCGGTCTTGAGGAAAACTTGAAGCGGCTAACGCGGGCGGGCAGAGCCAAGCAGCACAAGTTGACCGATCCCGAGGTGCTCCTCGGATTGCGGCGTGCTCACAGGCTGCTGCGGGGCAAAGGCGACCAGTTGGTCGAGATCGACGTGACGGTGCTCGGCGCCGACGAAGCGGCGGAAGCGATCGCGGCTGCGATCGCCGGTCCCGTTGTCAGATGA
- a CDS encoding LemA family protein produces the protein MIGLAIAVVVILYLVFVYNGLVKARQIAEEAWSGIDVQLKRRADLIPNLIETVKGYAAHEKSTLEEVIAMRNRAQAVPSGDVEGRAQAEGALSQALGKLFALAEAYPDLKANENFAELQRSLETIEGEIQMSRRYYNGAARDLNVKVESFPSNLIANAFRFVKAGYFEITNEADRAVPQVKF, from the coding sequence ATGATCGGTCTGGCAATTGCCGTCGTCGTGATCCTGTATCTGGTTTTCGTCTATAACGGTCTCGTCAAGGCGCGGCAGATCGCCGAGGAGGCGTGGTCGGGCATCGATGTGCAGTTGAAGCGCCGTGCCGATCTCATTCCCAACCTGATCGAGACGGTGAAGGGCTATGCCGCACACGAGAAATCGACGCTGGAAGAGGTGATTGCCATGCGCAACCGCGCCCAGGCGGTGCCATCCGGCGACGTCGAGGGGCGGGCCCAGGCCGAGGGTGCGCTTTCCCAGGCGCTCGGCAAGCTGTTCGCGCTGGCGGAAGCCTATCCGGACCTGAAGGCCAACGAAAACTTTGCCGAGCTGCAGCGTTCGCTGGAGACGATCGAGGGCGAGATCCAGATGTCGCGCCGTTACTACAACGGTGCGGCCCGCGACCTCAACGTCAAGGTCGAGAGCTTCCCGTCCAACCTGATCGCCAACGCCTTCCGCTTCGTCAAAGCCGGCTATTTCGAGATCACCAACGAAGCCGACCGCGCGGTGCCGCAGGTCAAGTTCTGA
- a CDS encoding 3-phosphoshikimate 1-carboxyvinyltransferase, which translates to MTTDSMKKLTILPTDHPLRGHVRPPGSKSITNRALLLAGLAKGTSRLTGALKSDDTRYMADALRAMGVEVSEPDETTFVVTSTGELLPPAAPLFLGNAGTATRFLTAAAALVDGTVVVDGDQHMRKRPIKPLVEALGALGVEVTSETGCPPVTVKGTGGFPAGRVVIDAGLSSQYVSALLMAAPGAKGPVSIELAGDEIGARGYIDLTVAAMRAFGAEVEQVSPSVWQVAPTGYKAADYVIEPDASAATYLWAAEVLTGGAIDLGVPATAFSQPDARAHAVISSFPNLPAVIDGSQMQDAIPTIAVLAAFNNTPVRFVGLANLRVKECDRVRALSLGLTAIRPGLAHEEGDDLIVSSDPTLTGQTLPASIDTFADHRIAMSFALAGLKIHGITIEDPGCVAKTYPTYWDALASLGVDFTGDRP; encoded by the coding sequence ATGACCACCGACAGCATGAAGAAACTGACCATCCTGCCGACCGACCATCCGCTCCGCGGCCATGTGCGCCCGCCGGGTTCGAAGTCGATCACCAACCGCGCGCTTTTGCTTGCCGGCCTTGCGAAGGGCACGAGCCGGCTGACAGGCGCGCTGAAGAGCGACGACACGCGTTACATGGCGGATGCGCTGAGGGCGATGGGTGTCGAGGTGAGCGAGCCGGATGAAACCACCTTTGTCGTAACAAGCACGGGCGAACTTCTCCCGCCGGCCGCACCGCTGTTCCTCGGCAATGCCGGAACTGCTACGCGTTTCCTGACCGCCGCTGCGGCGCTCGTTGATGGCACCGTCGTCGTCGACGGTGACCAGCACATGCGCAAGCGCCCGATCAAGCCGCTGGTCGAAGCGCTCGGCGCTCTCGGCGTCGAGGTCACCTCCGAAACCGGCTGCCCGCCGGTGACCGTCAAGGGCACCGGTGGCTTTCCGGCCGGGCGCGTCGTCATCGATGCCGGCCTCTCCAGCCAGTACGTTTCTGCCCTGCTGATGGCGGCACCGGGCGCCAAGGGGCCGGTCAGCATCGAGCTTGCCGGCGACGAGATCGGCGCGCGCGGCTATATCGACCTGACGGTCGCCGCCATGCGCGCCTTCGGCGCCGAAGTTGAGCAGGTGAGCCCGTCCGTCTGGCAGGTCGCGCCGACCGGCTACAAGGCGGCCGACTACGTTATCGAGCCGGACGCTTCGGCCGCCACTTATCTCTGGGCGGCGGAAGTGTTGACCGGTGGCGCCATCGATCTCGGCGTCCCGGCGACGGCCTTTTCGCAACCGGATGCGCGCGCCCATGCGGTGATTTCAAGCTTCCCGAACCTGCCCGCCGTCATCGACGGTTCGCAGATGCAGGACGCGATCCCGACGATCGCGGTACTTGCCGCCTTCAACAACACGCCGGTGCGCTTCGTCGGCCTCGCAAACCTTCGCGTCAAGGAATGCGACCGTGTGCGCGCGCTGTCGCTCGGCCTGACGGCGATCCGGCCCGGCCTGGCGCACGAGGAGGGTGACGATCTGATTGTCTCCTCCGATCCCACGCTCACCGGCCAGACCTTGCCCGCCTCGATCGATACCTTCGCTGACCACCGTATCGCCATGAGCTTCGCGCTTGCCGGCCTGAAGATCCACGGCATCACGATCGAGGACCCCGGCTGCGTCGCGAAAACCTACCCGACCTATTGGGACGCGCTCGCTTCGCTGGGCGTCGATTTCACTGGCGACCGGCCTTGA
- a CDS encoding DUF2207 domain-containing protein, producing MVRFAAAFAVLVFLLASAGVGRAEEVFSAYRSVIDVAKDGTMTVTETITATVEGNKIRRGIYRDLPLTFTDAKGKRSKVDFKLLSVERDGEEEPYRTETINGGIRIYTGSAEVFLERGEHTFQFTYETGRQIRFFDDHDELYWNVTGTEWDFPIDEASATVTLPEGVRAEALDYFTGGYGATGKDARASRDGSEIFFATTRRLEPREGLTIAIKMPKRSIDRPTSSQENAWWLHDHLALVIAGAGLAVVLLYYSQAWLRVGRDPNRGVMVPRWDPPEGISPALVNYIDNRGFSGEGWTALSAAALNLAVKGHVVLEDLKNAIVIAATGKKADEKLPTGEAAVMKAVNAAGGKLTIDRAHGTRVQATGADFRNAMEREHRGKYYLSNTGYVVAGVILSVLAVAAVFFFGDLSEDSLPLVIVPVFIAFFVSILAVSFGKSLRREKSLMSRIMSIVVVAFIGFVAFTIFSAILAAVFYSAAETDELPLLFVIGAIVLVNVLFFFLMGAPTPLGTRMMDGIDGLRQYMTLAEKDRMNMQGAPEMSPRHFETLLPYAVALGVEKPWTETFDRWLLAAAAGAAAAAAYQPSWYHGDNFGSSTFGDRIGGFAGSMADTMTSSLPPPPKSSSSGFSSGGGFSGGGGGGGGGGGW from the coding sequence ATGGTCCGTTTCGCTGCCGCATTTGCCGTTCTGGTGTTTTTGCTGGCATCGGCGGGCGTCGGTCGGGCGGAGGAGGTCTTCTCCGCCTATCGCTCCGTCATCGATGTCGCCAAGGACGGCACGATGACAGTGACCGAGACGATCACGGCGACGGTTGAGGGTAACAAGATCCGTCGCGGTATCTATCGCGACCTGCCGTTGACTTTCACCGATGCCAAGGGCAAGCGCAGCAAGGTCGATTTCAAGCTGCTCTCTGTCGAGCGCGACGGTGAGGAGGAGCCCTACCGCACCGAGACAATCAACGGCGGCATCCGTATCTACACCGGTTCGGCCGAGGTCTTTCTGGAGCGGGGCGAGCATACCTTCCAGTTCACCTATGAAACCGGCCGGCAGATCCGCTTCTTCGACGATCACGACGAACTCTACTGGAACGTCACCGGCACTGAGTGGGACTTCCCGATCGACGAGGCGAGCGCGACCGTGACGCTGCCGGAGGGTGTGCGGGCCGAAGCGCTCGACTACTTCACGGGCGGCTATGGCGCGACCGGCAAGGACGCGCGTGCATCCAGGGATGGTAGCGAGATCTTCTTTGCCACCACCCGCCGTCTCGAACCGCGCGAAGGGCTGACGATCGCGATCAAGATGCCGAAGCGCAGCATCGACAGGCCCACCTCCAGCCAGGAAAATGCCTGGTGGCTGCACGACCATCTGGCGCTCGTCATCGCCGGCGCCGGCCTGGCCGTCGTCCTTCTCTACTATAGCCAGGCCTGGCTCAGGGTCGGACGTGATCCGAACCGCGGCGTCATGGTGCCGCGCTGGGATCCGCCGGAAGGCATCTCGCCGGCGCTGGTCAACTATATCGACAACAGGGGCTTTTCCGGCGAGGGCTGGACGGCGCTGTCGGCGGCCGCACTCAATCTTGCGGTCAAGGGCCATGTCGTTCTCGAAGACCTGAAGAACGCCATCGTCATTGCCGCCACCGGCAAGAAAGCCGACGAAAAACTGCCGACCGGCGAGGCGGCCGTGATGAAGGCGGTCAATGCGGCGGGTGGCAAGCTCACCATCGACCGTGCCCATGGCACCCGGGTGCAGGCGACCGGAGCGGATTTTCGTAACGCCATGGAACGCGAGCATCGCGGCAAATATTATCTGTCGAACACCGGCTATGTGGTTGCCGGCGTCATCCTGTCGGTGTTGGCGGTCGCAGCCGTATTCTTCTTCGGCGACCTCAGCGAGGACAGCCTGCCGCTGGTGATCGTTCCCGTTTTCATCGCCTTCTTCGTATCGATCCTCGCCGTCTCCTTCGGCAAGTCGCTTCGGCGCGAAAAGAGCCTGATGAGCCGGATCATGTCGATCGTGGTGGTCGCCTTCATCGGCTTCGTCGCGTTCACGATCTTTTCGGCGATCCTGGCCGCCGTCTTCTATTCCGCGGCTGAGACCGACGAATTGCCGTTGCTGTTCGTCATTGGCGCCATTGTCCTCGTGAATGTGCTGTTCTTCTTCCTGATGGGCGCACCGACGCCACTTGGCACGCGGATGATGGACGGCATCGACGGGCTCAGGCAATACATGACGCTCGCCGAAAAGGACCGGATGAACATGCAAGGGGCGCCCGAGATGTCACCCCGGCATTTTGAGACGCTGCTCCCCTATGCCGTGGCGCTCGGCGTCGAAAAGCCCTGGACCGAGACTTTCGATCGCTGGTTGCTTGCCGCCGCGGCAGGCGCTGCTGCGGCCGCGGCCTATCAGCCGAGCTGGTATCACGGCGACAATTTCGGCTCGAGCACTTTCGGCGACCGCATCGGCGGCTTTGCTGGCTCGATGGCGGACACGATGACGTCGTCCCTGCCGCCTCCACCCAAGTCGTCATCGTCAGGCTTTTCGTCCGGTGGCGGCTTTTCCGGCGGCGGCGGCGGTGGTGGTGGTGGCGGCGGCTGGTAA
- the glyS gene encoding glycine--tRNA ligase subunit beta — MPDLLIELRSEEIPARLQRKAAGDLKKLLTDALVEAGLTYEGAREYWTPRRLTLDIRGLNARSADIREERKGPRTDANEKAIEGFLRGAGLSSISEAHVHSDPKKGDFYVAHIVKPGRAAEEIIAEAMPGIIRNFPWPKPMRSGVASAKPGALRWVRPLQSIVCTFGSETEETHVIAFEVDGIVASNVTYGHRFHAPEAITVRRFADYAEKLEKAKVVLDGERRKEMILADARNVAFANGLELVEDEGLLEEVSGLVEWPQVLMGSFEEAYLEIPSEIIRLTIKTNQKCFVTRAPGAETLSNKFILVSNIEAKDGGKEIVHGNGKVVRARLSDAAHFWHRDQGNLPDLETLEASAKKFSLDLKKPLDQRMAKLDALNVTFHAKLGTQGERVARIRALAAELAKVTGADQRLVDRAVVLAKADLRTEAVGEFPELQGIMGHKYALLQGEEQSVADALEDHYKPQGPSDRVPTEPVAVTVALADKLDTLVGFWAIDEKPTGSKDPYALRRAALGVIRLILEGKARLALLPAFETALVALRAQKPALADDVSADLLSFFHDRLKVYLRDLGARHDLIDAVLTSDSDDLLMIARRVEALTAFITDEEGRNLLAGTKRATQILAAEEKKGTTVADAVDAGLFRLDAEKALHQAVEAGSGEARAAIAKEDFRSAMEALAKLRQPVDQFFNDVLVNDDDAAIRGNRLALLGLIRSATGTVADFSKIAG, encoded by the coding sequence ATGCCCGATCTTCTTATCGAACTCCGCTCCGAGGAAATTCCTGCCCGCCTGCAGCGCAAGGCGGCCGGCGACCTCAAGAAGCTGCTGACCGATGCCCTGGTCGAAGCGGGCCTGACCTATGAGGGTGCGCGCGAATACTGGACGCCGCGCCGGTTGACGCTCGATATCCGTGGCCTCAACGCCCGCTCGGCCGATATCCGCGAAGAGCGCAAGGGCCCGCGCACCGACGCCAACGAAAAGGCGATCGAAGGCTTTCTGCGCGGCGCCGGCCTCTCCTCGATCAGCGAGGCGCATGTCCACAGCGACCCGAAGAAGGGCGATTTCTACGTCGCCCACATCGTCAAGCCGGGTCGTGCCGCCGAAGAGATCATCGCCGAGGCGATGCCGGGCATCATTCGCAATTTCCCCTGGCCGAAGCCGATGCGCTCCGGCGTCGCCTCGGCAAAGCCCGGTGCGCTTCGCTGGGTCCGCCCGCTGCAGTCGATCGTCTGCACCTTCGGTTCGGAAACCGAGGAAACCCACGTAATCGCGTTTGAGGTCGACGGTATCGTCGCCTCGAACGTCACCTATGGTCACCGCTTCCACGCGCCGGAAGCAATCACCGTTCGCCGCTTTGCCGACTACGCCGAGAAGCTGGAAAAGGCGAAGGTCGTTCTCGACGGCGAGCGCCGCAAGGAAATGATCCTTGCCGATGCGCGCAACGTGGCCTTCGCCAATGGCCTGGAGCTCGTCGAAGACGAAGGTCTGCTCGAAGAGGTCTCGGGCCTCGTCGAATGGCCGCAGGTGCTGATGGGCAGCTTCGAGGAGGCCTATCTCGAAATCCCCTCGGAAATCATCCGGCTGACCATCAAGACCAACCAGAAGTGCTTCGTCACCCGCGCGCCGGGTGCCGAAACGCTCTCCAACAAGTTTATCCTCGTTTCGAACATCGAGGCCAAGGACGGCGGCAAGGAGATCGTGCACGGCAACGGCAAGGTCGTGCGCGCTCGCCTTTCGGATGCGGCGCATTTCTGGCATCGCGACCAGGGCAACCTGCCGGATCTCGAAACGCTGGAAGCGTCCGCGAAGAAGTTCAGCCTGGATCTCAAGAAACCGCTCGACCAACGCATGGCCAAGCTCGACGCCCTGAACGTTACCTTCCACGCCAAGCTCGGCACCCAGGGCGAACGCGTCGCCCGCATCCGGGCGCTGGCCGCTGAACTCGCCAAGGTCACCGGCGCCGACCAGAGGCTCGTCGATCGCGCCGTTGTGCTCGCGAAGGCGGACCTGCGCACCGAAGCGGTTGGTGAATTCCCCGAGCTTCAGGGCATCATGGGCCACAAATACGCGCTGCTTCAGGGCGAAGAGCAGTCGGTCGCCGATGCGCTCGAGGATCACTACAAACCGCAAGGTCCGTCCGACCGCGTGCCGACCGAACCGGTCGCAGTGACGGTCGCGCTTGCCGACAAGCTCGACACGCTCGTCGGCTTCTGGGCGATCGACGAAAAGCCGACCGGCTCCAAGGATCCCTATGCGCTGCGCCGCGCGGCACTCGGCGTCATCCGTCTGATCCTGGAAGGCAAGGCGCGTCTGGCGTTGCTGCCGGCTTTTGAAACGGCACTCGTCGCGCTTCGTGCGCAGAAGCCGGCGCTTGCGGATGATGTTTCCGCCGATCTGCTCTCCTTCTTCCACGATCGCCTCAAGGTCTACCTGCGAGATCTCGGCGCCCGTCATGACCTGATCGACGCCGTGCTGACGTCGGATTCGGACGACCTGCTGATGATCGCCCGCCGCGTCGAGGCACTCACGGCCTTCATCACCGACGAAGAGGGCAGGAACCTGCTCGCCGGCACCAAGCGCGCGACGCAGATCCTGGCGGCCGAGGAAAAGAAGGGCACGACCGTCGCCGACGCCGTCGACGCCGGCCTCTTCCGTCTCGATGCCGAAAAGGCGCTGCACCAGGCCGTCGAAGCCGGCTCCGGCGAAGCGCGCGCGGCGATCGCCAAGGAGGATTTCCGCTCCGCAATGGAAGCGTTGGCAAAGCTGCGCCAGCCCGTCGACCAGTTCTTCAACGACGTACTGGTCAATGACGACGATGCGGCGATCCGCGGTAACCGCCTGGCACTGCTCGGCCTCATCCGCTCGGCCACCGGCACGGTCGCGGACTTCTCGAAGATCGCCGGCTAA
- a CDS encoding cupin domain-containing protein, which produces MDIAQKTYKPINFAEKLALFNDRWQPRVIAELNDYQFKIVRIEGDFIWHDHKDTDEAFIVLEGTLRIDFRDGAVTLGPGEMYVVPKGVEHKPYAEREVKMLLIEPRGTLNTGHEGGERTAESDRWI; this is translated from the coding sequence ATGGATATTGCGCAGAAGACCTACAAGCCGATCAATTTCGCCGAAAAGCTCGCGCTCTTCAACGATCGGTGGCAACCGCGCGTCATTGCCGAACTCAATGACTACCAGTTCAAGATCGTGCGCATCGAGGGCGACTTCATCTGGCACGATCACAAGGATACCGACGAGGCCTTCATCGTCCTTGAGGGCACATTGCGCATCGACTTTCGCGATGGCGCGGTGACGCTTGGGCCGGGCGAGATGTACGTCGTGCCGAAGGGCGTAGAGCACAAGCCCTATGCCGAGCGCGAGGTGAAGATGCTGCTGATCGAGCCGCGCGGCACGCTCAACACCGGTCATGAGGGCGGGGAGCGTACAGCCGAGAGCGACCGCTGGATCTGA
- a CDS encoding DUF523 domain-containing protein gives MSEKILVSACLMGHAVRYDGQSKPLVHPAIDRWRAEGRLVTICPEMSAGMPVPRPPAEIAAGAVGKDVLAGSARVVEINGRDVTESFVRAAENALSLAKETGCRFALLIDGSPSCGSGFVYDGSFSGARHPGEGVTAALLAGNGIEVYSDREIDALVARIEELEDP, from the coding sequence ATGTCCGAAAAGATCCTCGTCAGCGCCTGCCTCATGGGCCATGCCGTCCGCTATGACGGTCAGTCGAAGCCGCTCGTTCATCCAGCGATCGACCGCTGGCGGGCCGAAGGCCGCCTTGTGACCATCTGTCCGGAAATGTCGGCCGGCATGCCGGTGCCGCGCCCGCCGGCCGAAATCGCCGCCGGTGCCGTGGGCAAAGACGTTCTGGCAGGTAGCGCAAGGGTGGTGGAGATCAACGGTCGCGACGTCACCGAAAGTTTCGTGCGGGCCGCCGAAAATGCGCTTTCGCTGGCGAAGGAAACCGGCTGTCGCTTCGCGCTGCTGATTGATGGCAGCCCGTCCTGCGGATCCGGCTTCGTCTATGACGGCAGCTTTTCCGGCGCGCGCCATCCGGGCGAGGGCGTAACCGCAGCCTTGCTCGCCGGCAATGGCATCGAAGTCTATTCGGACAGGGAAATCGACGCGCTTGTCGCGCGGATCGAAGAATTGGAAGACCCCTAA
- a CDS encoding plant virulence effector HPE1-like domain-containing protein, with amino-acid sequence MRLLLITTVLGLAAGNAAASSIEAIASGTTDNASVATVSCAACPPLQSKKKVTYVVPTIATGDETIELKKINGEMKMVRTEAWLGGSPVVFVSKPSQEIVKAAAAEGDASPTVIVSTNANDQNAVADDAKLIAIDRTAKTAAVTPIGASMAGPAASTPDADIASRHFDPSSLELRLD; translated from the coding sequence ATGCGCCTGTTGCTGATCACCACCGTCCTCGGGCTTGCCGCCGGCAACGCAGCGGCATCGTCGATCGAGGCGATCGCTTCCGGCACGACCGACAATGCCAGTGTCGCCACGGTCTCTTGCGCCGCATGCCCGCCGCTGCAGTCGAAGAAGAAGGTGACCTATGTCGTACCCACGATTGCGACGGGCGACGAAACGATCGAGCTCAAGAAGATCAACGGCGAGATGAAGATGGTGCGCACCGAAGCCTGGCTCGGTGGCTCGCCGGTCGTCTTCGTCAGCAAGCCTTCGCAGGAGATCGTCAAGGCTGCCGCCGCCGAGGGCGATGCCTCCCCGACGGTCATCGTCTCGACGAATGCGAACGACCAGAACGCGGTAGCCGACGACGCAAAGCTGATCGCTATCGACCGGACGGCAAAGACCGCCGCCGTCACGCCGATCGGCGCTTCCATGGCAGGCCCGGCCGCCTCCACACCAGACGCCGACATCGCCTCACGGCATTTTGATCCGTCCTCCCTCGAACTTCGGCTAGACTGA
- the purD gene encoding phosphoribosylamine--glycine ligase, whose protein sequence is MKVLLIGSGGREHALAWKIAQSPKLTKLYAAPGNPGIAEEAVIVALDTEDHAAVAAFCRKEAIDFVVVGPEGPLVAGLADVLRAAGIAVFGPSAAAAQLEGSKGFTKDLCARYDIPTGAYGRFTDAETAKAYVRKQGAPIVIKADGLAAGKGVTVAMALDEALAAVDDCFAGAFGSAGAEVVVEAYLDGEEASFFCLCDGKTALALASAQDHKRVGDGDTGPNTGGMGAYSPAPVMTTEMIDRTMKEIIEPTMRGMAESGHPFSGVFFAGLMITAKGPELIEYNVRFGDPECQVLMMRMKSDLLPLLYAAATGTLAGMTAEWRDETALTVVMASKGYPGSYTKNTPIDALPAASATTKVFHAGTAMKDGALVATGGRVLNITATGESAGAAKDGAYAAVSAVSWENGFYRHDIGWRAVAREKA, encoded by the coding sequence ATGAAGGTTCTTCTGATCGGATCGGGTGGGCGCGAGCATGCCCTTGCATGGAAGATTGCGCAGTCTCCCAAACTGACGAAGCTCTATGCGGCACCGGGCAATCCCGGGATCGCCGAAGAAGCTGTCATCGTCGCCCTCGACACCGAGGACCATGCGGCCGTCGCCGCCTTCTGCCGTAAGGAAGCGATCGATTTCGTCGTCGTCGGACCTGAGGGTCCGCTGGTCGCCGGTCTCGCCGACGTGCTGCGCGCAGCCGGCATCGCCGTCTTCGGCCCGTCTGCCGCCGCCGCCCAGCTTGAAGGTTCCAAGGGCTTCACCAAGGATCTCTGCGCCCGCTACGACATCCCGACCGGCGCCTATGGCCGCTTCACCGATGCCGAGACGGCGAAGGCCTATGTGCGCAAACAGGGTGCGCCGATCGTCATCAAGGCCGATGGTCTGGCTGCCGGCAAGGGTGTGACCGTCGCCATGGCGCTCGACGAGGCGCTCGCTGCCGTCGACGATTGTTTTGCCGGCGCCTTTGGTTCCGCCGGCGCCGAAGTGGTGGTGGAAGCCTATCTCGATGGCGAGGAAGCAAGCTTCTTCTGTCTCTGCGACGGCAAGACGGCGCTGGCGCTCGCCTCTGCCCAAGATCACAAGCGCGTTGGCGACGGCGATACCGGACCGAACACCGGCGGCATGGGCGCCTACTCTCCAGCCCCGGTCATGACCACCGAAATGATCGATCGGACGATGAAGGAAATCATCGAGCCGACGATGCGCGGTATGGCGGAAAGCGGCCACCCCTTCTCCGGCGTCTTCTTTGCCGGTCTGATGATCACCGCCAAGGGACCCGAACTCATCGAATACAATGTCCGCTTCGGCGACCCGGAATGCCAGGTGCTGATGATGCGGATGAAGAGCGACTTGCTGCCGCTGCTTTATGCCGCCGCGACCGGTACGCTCGCCGGCATGACTGCGGAATGGCGCGACGAAACGGCACTCACCGTGGTCATGGCCTCCAAGGGTTATCCGGGCAGCTACACGAAGAACACCCCGATCGATGCCCTTCCTGCGGCCTCGGCTACCACCAAGGTGTTCCATGCCGGCACAGCGATGAAGGACGGCGCCCTGGTCGCAACCGGCGGCCGCGTGCTCAACATCACCGCGACGGGTGAAAGCGCCGGCGCGGCGAAGGACGGGGCCTATGCGGCGGTCTCGGCGGTTTCCTGGGAAAACGGCTTCTACCGCCACGATATCGGCTGGCGCGCGGTTGCCCGCGAGAAAGCGTGA